In Thunnus maccoyii chromosome 11, fThuMac1.1, whole genome shotgun sequence, one genomic interval encodes:
- the c1ql2 gene encoding complement C1q-like protein 2, which yields MVLALIIAIPLLVQTSKTDAHYEMMGTCRMICDPYNPKPSATALEVMQDLSAIPSPTFVQGTRGEPGRPGKPGPRGPPGEPGPPGPRGPPGDRGSSGKTGHPGVLGTARTETGGEPGSAVGGSKIAFYVGLKNPHEGYEVLRFDDIITNLGNHYDPTTGKFTCQVSGIYYFTYHVLMRGGDGTSMWADLCKNGQVRASAIAQDADQNYDYASNSVVLHLDSGDEIYVKLDGGKAHGGNNNKYSTFSGFLLYPD from the exons ATGGTTTTGGCTCTCATCATCGCGATTCCTCTTCTGGTCCAAACTTCCAAGACCGATGCGCATTACGAGATGATGGGCACCTGCCGGATGATCTGTGACCCGTACAACCCCAAACCGAGCGCCACGGCTCTGGAGGTCATGCAGGACCTGAGCGCCATCCCTTCTCCCACTTTTGTTCAAGGGACTAGAGGTGAGCCGGGTCGGCCGGGGAAACCCGGGCCGAGGGGTCCGCCAGGCGAACCGGGCCCACCCGGTCCGAGAGGGCCTCCGGGGGATAGAGGAAGTTCAGGAAAGACGGGGCACCCCGGAGTATTGGGCACAGCGCGGACCGAGACCGGCGGAGAGCCGGGCTCTGCTGTTGGCGGGTCAAAGATCGCGTTTTATGTGGGTCTGAAAAACCCTCACGAGGGATATGAAGTGTTGAGGTTTGACGACATTATCACGAACCTGGGGAACCACTACGACCCCACAACCGGCAAGTTCACGTGCCAAGTGTCTGGGATTTACTACTTCACCTATCATGTGCTGATGCGCGGAGGAGACGGGACGAGCATGTGGGCAGACCTGTGCAAAAACGGACAG GTCCGAGCCAGCGCCATAGCGCAGGACGCCGACCAGAACTACGACTACGCCAGCAACAGCGTCGTCCTGCATCTGGACTCCGGGGACGAGATTTATGTGAAGCTGGACGGCGGGAAGGCGCACGGCggaaataacaacaaatacagcACGTTTTCCGGTTTCCTTTTGTACCCGGACTAA